The following proteins are encoded in a genomic region of Anser cygnoides isolate HZ-2024a breed goose chromosome 13, Taihu_goose_T2T_genome, whole genome shotgun sequence:
- the TENT5D gene encoding terminal nucleotidyltransferase 5D, with product MTEDLDHRFSSLTWDQIKILDQVLAEIIPIHGRGNFPTLEVKPKDIIRVVKEQLIEKQITVRDIRLNGSTASHILVKQNGTSYKDLDIIFGVELPSELEFQVVKEAVLNCLLDFLPKCVNKEKITAQTMKDAYVQKMVKVSTDHDRWSLISLSNNSGKNVELKFVNSLRRQFEFSVDSFQIILDSILNVYRETDCKLAEDSHPTVIAESMYGDFNEAMDHLKYKLISTRNPEEIRGGGLLKYSNLLVRDFKPADEAEIKSLERYMCSRFFIDFPDVAEQQRKIESYLRNHFIGEEKSKYDYLMTLRGVVNESTVCLMGHERRQTLNMITILALKVLGEQNIIPNAANVTCYYQPAPYISDRNFSNYYIAHGQPPIIYQPYPFHIQMQSGMV from the coding sequence ATGACTGAGGACTTAGACCACAGATTCAGTAGTCTCACCTGGGATCAGATTAAAATCCTGGATCAAGTCTTAGCGGAGATAATACCTATTCACGGGAGAGGGAATTTTCCAACACTGGAAGTAAAACCCAAGGATATAATTCGTGTGGTGAAAGAACAGCTCATCGAAAAGCAAATCACTGTTCGAGATATCCGCCTGAACGGTTCAACAGCTAGCCACATCCTAGTGAAGCAGAACGGAACTAGTTATAAGGACCTAGATATCATTTTTGGGGTGGAACTTCCAAGTGAGCTCGAGTTCCAGGTTGTTAAGGAAGCAGTTCTTAATTGCCTATTGGACTTTTTGCCGAAATGtgttaataaggaaaaaatcacTGCCCAGACCATGAAAGATGCCTACGTGCAGAAAATGGTCAAAGTCTCTACCGACCACGATCGCTGGAGTCTCATCTCGCTGTCAAACAACAGCGGCAAGAATGTAGAGTTAAAGTTTGTCAACTCGCTCAGACGGCAGTTCGAGTTCAGTGTGGACTCCTTCCAAATCATACTGGACTCCATACTAAATGTTTACAGAGAAACAGACTGCAAACTAGCAGAGGACTCTCACCCCACTGTTATTGCAGAGAGTATGTATGGAGACTTCAATGAAGCAATGGACCATTTAAAGTACAAACTGATCTCCACGAGGAACCCTGAGGAGATCAGAGGCGGCGGCCTTCTGAAGTACAGCAATCTCCTGGTTCGTGACTTCAAGCCAGCAGATGAGGCTGAAATTAAATCTCTGGAACGTTACATGTGCTCCAGATTCTTCATTGATTTTCCAGATGTTGCTGAGCAGCAAAGGAAAATTGAGTCATATCTGCGCAACCACTTcattggggaagaaaaaagcaagtatGACTACTTGATGACTCTGCGTGGAGTTGTAAATGAGAGCACAGTCTGTCTCATGGGACACGAACGAAGACAAACTCTGAATATGATTACAATTCTGGCTTTAAAAGTGCTTGGAGAACAAAATATCATCCCAAATGCAGCTAATGTAACATGCTATTATCAGCCTGCTCCATATATCAGTGACAGAAACTTCAGCAATTACTACATTGCTCACGGACAACCGCCTATCATCTACCAGCCATACCCATTTCACATACAAATGCAAAGCGGCATGGTTTAG